The sequence below is a genomic window from Humulus lupulus chromosome 3, drHumLupu1.1, whole genome shotgun sequence.
CCCCAAATCCCAGCTCTTAATAATTTTTTACAATTTGCAAGCATTTTTTTAGGGAATAAATAAAAGCTTATTGAGCTTGTTCTGTTTTTCCTGTGAGATTTGCAATGCATGCGTATAAGAGAAAAAATCAATTCAAATCGACTTATTTATTTTGGAGTGATGTTGATCCCGCTTGCGAGTTTCTAGAACTGAACTTGGTTAgcaatacaatacaatacaatatGCAAGTATAACCTGAGCAATTCAGAGAGAGATTTCATTTTAATGAAGAATCTTCTATACGGGAAAAAGCTGACTCATGGCATACTCAATAATAATGATGAGTGTCTTTGGCATCAAGATTTTGAAATTACGGGAGCTAATAATAATTAGCTGGCTATGGATTGTGCCCTGATGAAAGAAGGGCATCTGCTGCAGAATCAAGATCCTGGGGGAAGAAAACCCTGCACAACAACATGATCTCACACCTTAAACTGAATGAAAAGAAACATGTTTTGATAAAGATTCTGGCACATAGTAAAATAAGATTCGATATCATGGTAAATTTGGTTTTAAGGACTGAGTAGGGATCAGAAGGATAATGATACAATCAACAATTAGAAACTTCAGCAAAATATCCATTGCTTGTGATATCAATTCAAGGCACTCCAGAAAAACCATAACAAAATACCTGCAAGTATTGTGATATATTGTCCTGCTCAGCTGCTCTATGTCACTGATACCTTTACAACCAGCCACAACCTCAAGAACTTGCCTAGAAACATTAGCCATTGCGAGTATAGAAGTTAATAGATAAAATGAGTATAATGACAGTGATTCAAACAAACATCCAACAAGCACCTATTACAGTATAAGCAATTCCATAATCTTCTTTTGCCAAAATTTAAATGATTTATTACCACCAAAAAACCGTTCGACAGATCAACACAAAAGAAGCCACAACACTGTTTCTTACCGAACTAAACAGGGTTCATTGCGGCCTTTGACAAGGCTTTCTTCTTCATACTTCTCCTTCTTTTTAGAAGGCCAAATGGACTTGACAAAAGTATTTCCAGCATGAGTGCTCCTAATATCACAATATGGCGAATCCGTCTCAATCATTAGTCTCTCTATTGGAATGTCCCTCACAACATCaagattttcttttgttttgagaGAGCAACCATTTACACCTGTTTCATACCGGAgggcaaaaaagaaaaaagttaaGACATTCATGACGACCATCTGGGATTTTAAACGAgtattaaatgtgtaattataggTTTTGCTCAACAAGGATGAGAGATTACTCCAATGTCTACCTATATACATATTCTTAAAGGAAAGAAGTTTGTCTCTGTCTTCTGCACTATCAGTAAATGAATGGGTGACCCCAGAAGTGAACCTAAAGAAGAGCCAAAAAAAAGTCCATAAACACCATAATTGCAGTTGCCATTACAAAAAGTAAAAATATTTGTCATAAATCTATCGGCAAATTcaaataataagagaaatttgAAGCAACTACCTCGCTTTCCACATTTCCTTGTAAGAGGAAAACTAAGAGAAACACAAAGCTCTCAGTTTTACTCGTAACAAACTAGATTAAATTCATATTTAGATTCTATAAACCAATGTTTTCAGCAATCTCACCTGTCTTTATTTCTCTCCACAATTTTACAGAAATCATCAGCAGCCGCACGCATATGAAGAAACATGGGTAGCTTTGTGGCATGTGCCAATTCAAACTGCTTCTCAAAATACCTAAATTTTCCCCAAAAAGACAAATAATAACCAATGAGTCACATAATGAAACAATGCATATGAGCAACTGATAACGCACAAGTTCTTATATATGACAAACCAACTTACTTCTTTTGAACCTCTGCAGGGCAAAAGAAAAGCCTATCATAGTCTAGTCCACATTCACCAATCGCAACCACCTTATGTACAAATTTCGAAAGACAACAGAAACATAAAGTTAAAAAATTCATTACTATAACCATATCTCAAAAACTTCCCTCCACAACAGAATATAAACTAGTCACAGTCCTCAATGCATTTCATTCTTTTTAGGTTATGAAGAGATAGATATATCATATAGTCCATACCTTCCCTTTCTCTATCCCCTCTTGAGCTAATGACAAAAGAGCCTGAAAATGCTTATCCGGGTCTCCACTCTCTTCAAACTCCTAACGAAAATTACAAAACAAGCCATGCTCAATCATAACTGATGACTCAACCAAAACCAACACTAATTATGAACCTTTTTCCAAAAACTTGAGCAAAGAAAGGAACCCCTAAAGAACAACCTTGCACCTCGTAGGATGCACTCCAACCGTACAAAAAAGCCTTCCTGCAACAACCCATGAATACCCTTTAGTTATTTCAGCTCAACAAAACTGCGGTGGTAGATATTGTATTTGAGTTACAAGAAAAAAGGACGTGGCAACTGAAAAACCATCGGTTTCGGCAATGGCAAGAGCTTCCCTTGACTCCTCAAGCGAACCACCAGTAACCTGAATCCATAAATCACGAAATCCCAACTTAATTAAGCTTTTACTGAGCCAATCAAGCATGGAAAAGCTATGAATTTAAAGAGAGAAATACAATTATGCGGTCAACGCCAGCCCTCCAAGCTCTGCTCAAAACCGTGGCTATATCCGCAACATGGCATTGTTTTCCATTATACATTCCTTTAAACATTCCATCTGTTGGCGCATTCATTGTGATCGAATTTCAGAAGTATAAAAAAGACAAATTTTGTCGAAATAAATAAACTATAAGGTCTTCGATGAAATGCCTGACCTGTGAAGTTGACTGCTATATCTGAGCGTTCAGAAAATGTGTGAGAGACAGAGGGGGCCGCGAAGATCAAAATCACAGAGACGGAATGAGGTGTGAGTTTGgatttaataatgaattaataaaacaataataAGGAGTCTGAAAAGAGTTTCTTGCCTATCATCCGTACGGTCGTCATGTTCGAATTCGAGCTTAAAGAGTGAGTGAAGAACAGTCTAATCTTCATCTGCAACTTAAACATAATGGAATCTTCATTGCAGGGTCAAATCCAAGCCCAACATTTCAATTGGGCTGTTTAAGGTCAAACAACTTTTTAAGAAATCTATtacaaaaatgacatttttcggATTATTTCTTTTTTGAGTCACTTTTCTACGAGTAATAATAAGAGCACAATAGACCTTTTCAAGCAGTGACGAGTGAGGGAGCCAGAAATATATTTTTAGGGGACTAATTATGTATAAAAAAAAGAAGTTAGAcggctttattattattattattcttaaaattttatatttttttttactgatttaatattaaaaaaatacgaATGGAATAAAGAGTGAGGAGTTTACCTCACGTACTggactttttcattttttttttttatatttttagtgtatagaattaaattttttttttataattttgaaagtttttttctttaaatttattgTTTGGTTTGCATTTGAAGTAAATGTGAAGTTTTTAGACGTGTTTGTGTTACCAAAGCCCAAGTCCATTTGGACTATCAAATGGTCCACAAAAGGGCCCAAGACTTAGATAAATTCTACAAAACAAGAAGTCCAAGATGTTGAGAAAGCCCAAGCTCTTGAGAACGAACAAAGGGAGCTGAACCACGGGTTGGGAATGACTCAAGATACATCAATGGCTGCTAAAGCCGATCACAGTGAAGCTGGTGACACATTGGGGCTCGGAATGAGGCAACGCAAGAAACCAAGTTGGCTAGAGGAGTTTACGTTTGCTGAGAGTTGTTAATTTGTTGTTGTATCGGCTTGGGAAGCCAAACCAATTTTTCTTACaattttgtttttagtttttagaATTATTTAAATATGGAGATTTGTTTGTATTTGATTTTCATGTTGAATAAAATTGCCgaattaagacttgggagtttggCACAGACTCGAAGTATGCATTTTCTTCTATCAATTGGTGTTGTCATTATTCCTCCTCCACCATGCGTAATGAGGAAATCGCAAAACTCTTACAGGCTATGGAGCTCAATTTGCGCCAGCATGTTGATTCGCAGCTGGAGAAGTTCACTTCGTTTTTGGATCAACATCGAGTCTCTACCGATGATAAGATTTCCACATATCACTTCACCCATTGCTAACTCTGCTTCGGTGGTCACTCCACCGCCTGCCTCCATGGAGCTTCCGCCCAATCGCGACCACAATGACCCTCGTTTAGCTTGCGACTTTAACACCATTTTCAAGAACCTCCGCATTAAGGTTCCGCGCTTCGATGGCTCGGATTTGGAAACCTAGTCCTATAAGATTAACAAGTTCTTTACCCTACATCAAGTTGATCCAGCTCTTCGATTATTTGTTGTGGCTTTCCATCTTGATGGTGACCCAGCGATTTAGTTCCAGTGGGTGGAGAAGGCCGGTACCCTCACCAACTGGGAGGTCTTCCTTCACGAATTACACAAGAGGTTCGGAGCATCGGTTTATGATGATACATTGGGTAAGATAGCTAAGCTCACCCAAACAGGTACGATTTCCCAATATCGAGCTGAGTTTGAACGCCTCATGACTCATATCACTGGAGTTGAGGAATCAATGtttcttaatttttttgtttgggggATAAAATTGGAAATTCGCCGAGAGCTCTTACTAGCCACACAGGTGGATTTGGGCGATGCTATGTCCAAGGCCCAATTATTTGAGGATCGGCATGATGATCTAAAGGATCGCAACTAAACCGCCAGCTCTCACACTTGTTATTTTAGTCGTAGGGACGATGGTTCGAACAAACCTTCTGCGAAGACCTCAGTGACCACCCCATCTCAGACTCCTTCAGCCACCCCTCACCGCACTACTGTTATGACTCTGTCACTATCGGTTAAGTATCTCTCTCCAGCCAAAATTAAGGAATGCCGCTACAAGGGCTTGTACTTCACTTGTGATGAGAAGTTCAACTTCAATCATAAGTGTAAGAATCGAATCCTTCTCCTTTGTGGtactgatgatgatgatggtgattcTACACCCGAAGTTGTTGAGGAAGAATCTCCCCTGAAGGAGGTTGGTCTCAATTCAATTTTGAACTCAACTCATTCTCACATCTCCCAGTTGTTTGCCTCCCATGGTGAAGCTAAGCTCGAAGTACTCATTGATACAGGAAGCAACAACAATTTCATTCAAGAGGATTTGGCTTCTAAGTTGCAACTTCCAATGGTGTCGATCAAGCAGTTCAAGGTATATATGGGTAATGGCCATCTTTCTACTTGTTCATTTCAATGCCAACATGTTGAGTTATCATTACAGGGTTATTGACTTTTTGTGGATCTGTTTGTGTTACCTATTTGGGGGCTCGATGTGGTTTTGGGTATGCAATGATTATGGACTTTGGGACCTTGCATTCATAATCATAAAGAGCTCACAATTGAATTTCAGTGGAATGGCCAAATAGtttgtttagagggtaatacccCGGTGTCCGTACAACCAGCTTCGTGTCCCAACTCCATTCCTTACTGTGTGATGATCGGGTCTCTTGGTTACTCCGTTTTGAAGTCTTGGCAGCCCATCATTCTGGCCAACCTCTGATTTAGCCTCCTTAGAATCACAACTATCGGGATTGTGATAAGATGATTATCCGTGGctttgcacaggtgttctccacaCCAACTGGGCTTCCCCCGTAGTGGGCCATCGATCATAGCGTCCATTTACAAGATGGCTCTTCTCTGGTCAATGTTCAACCCTACCACTATCCTTACTTCCAGAAGGATCTCATGGAGAAATTAGTTCGCGAAATGCTTGATTACGGGTTCATTCGCCACAACATTAGTCCTTATTCCTCTCCGGTTCTTTTGGTTAAAAAGAAAGATAGAACGTGAAGCTTTTGTGTAGACTACTGAGCTTTGAACACCATTGCGACGTGAGATCGATTTCCTATTCCTACAATCGATGAACTGCTTGACGAACTAGGTGGTGCTACCATTTTCTCAAAGTTGGATTTCTGCTCTGGATACCATCAGATTCGCATGGACAAGAAGGATATTCATAAAATGGCATTTCATACTCATGAGGGCCATTACGAATTtgtggtgatgtcttttggtctATCAAATGCCTCGTCCACATTCCAAGCTACCATAATCCAGATATTTCGACCCTATCTCCGTCACTTCGTCATCATTTTTTTCGATGACATACTCGTCTATAGCAAGGGGGTTCATGATCATGTTGATCATCTTCAAACAATTTTGCATTGCTTAGCCTCCAACCAATTTTATGCAAAGTCCAGCAAGTGTTTTCTCTTCCAAGAATCCATTGATTATTTGGGGCATTTGGTATCTTGATAGGGTGTGTAAGCTGACCCTTCAAAAGTTGCTGCCATGGTTGAGTGGCCACAACCTCGGAATGTGAAACAACTCCGAGGTTTCTTGGGCCTCACCGGATATTACTGTCATTTTGTGGTGAATTATGCATCTATTGCAGCACCTTTAACGGAGCTTTTGCGGCGTGACAAATTTAAATGGATACACGCCTGACATAGTTGCTTTTGATGCTCTTAAACATGCCATGATATCCACGCCAGTACTCAAACTGCCAGATTTTTCCAAGGGCTTCGTGGTGGAGACAGGTGCATCAGAAGAAGGTCTCGTTAGGGTATTAATGAAAGATGGTCATCCCTTGGCCTATTTCAGCAAAAAGATATGGCCAAGACTTCGTGGGGCATCCACTTATTTTCGGGAATTGCGGGCTGTTGTTGAGGCAGTAACCAAGGGGCGTCAGTATCTCCTGGGTAGGCCCTTCGTCATTTGCACAGACCACCATAGCCTTTAGGACCTGCTCACTCAAGTAATTCAAACTTCGGAGCAGTAGTTTTGTCTTCGTAAACTACTCGGCTTTCAATTCACCATGGAGTACAAGCTTGGGAAAATAAATTCGGCTGTCGATGCTTTGTCCCGCTGCCACGGGTCTGATCAGCACCATCTTCATGTAGCGTTATCTTGtgctttttttattttcttccagcGCTATGAAAGGAGCACGCTGCCCATCAGGATGTTCTTGACTTATGTTCTCAGTTGGAAAATGACTCTGCTTCTCTTCCTTTATACACTTTTCAAGATGGGCTATTATACCAAAAGGGCAGCCTGCTCATCAGTAAATCTTTAGAGCTCAAACCACATCTTCTCCATGAGTTTCGTGGCACACCAGTAGGTGGTTACGCTGGTATAGATCGCACTTACATGAGGCTGACTGCAAATTTGTTTTCGGTTGGGTATGCGTAAGGATGTCCAAGCTTTTATCTCAGCTTGTGCAACTTGCCAATTGGTGAAACACTTTACCAAGGCACCTTACGGGCTGCTCCAACCTTTACTGATTTTGGAGCGTATTTGGGAAGATTTAGCTATGGAATTCATCGTTGGGTTACCGATGTCCCAAGGGTATTCCAACATATTGGTGGTCATCGATCGTTTCACCAAGTATGCTCATTTTGGGGCATTGCCAAGACATTATACAGCCACCAAAGTAGTTGAATTGTTCTCTAACATGGTCATCAGGCTACACGGATTGCCTAGAACTATTGTCTCAGATCGTGATCCCATTTTTACTAGCTCCTTTTGGCATAAACTATTTGAATTCATGGGAACATCTTTGAAAATGAGCTCGGCCTGCCACCCACAATTCGATGGTCAGACGGAGGTGACCAACAGGTACCTTGAACAATATTTGCAAGCTTTTACAGTGGATAATCCGAAGCAATGGAGTCGTTATCTATCATGAGCTGAGTATCACTACAAGACTAGCCATCACCCCACTATCGCCACGACCCCTTTTCACGTAGTTTATGGCAGACCACCGCCCACCATTCCGGCTTATATACGGGGCTCTTCTTCAATCCAAGTTGTTGACACTGATTTGCTCACACGAGACGCTCCTCTTCGACACCTGAAATCGCATCTCCAGCAAGCTCAACATCGTAAGACTTAACATGCCAACAGGAAACATCGTGATAGTGAGTTTTCCATGGGTGATCTGGTATTAGTGAAGCTTCAACCATACCAACAGTCCACCATCGCTTCTCGTTTGAATTCCAAACTTTGTCAACGTTACTTTGGCCCTTTTCCCATCATTGGCTGAGCTGGAAAAGCTGCCTACAAGTTCGAATTGCCGTAAGGGAGCCGGATACACCCTGTTTTCCACGTATCCTTACTCAAGCCTTTTGTTGGGCCCAAGCCTCTCCATAGCTACCCACTCCCATAACTGAGTCATGCCAACAAGCCTCTACTTTTACCAACAGCTATACAGACAGGTTGTATTATTCAGATCAGTGGGAAACCTACCAAAGAGGTCCTAGTTTAGTGGTCACACTCCACACCCAAAGATGCTACTTGGGAGAACTTCGCTATTTTTTGTGATCTCTATGACCTTCACAACCTTGCAGACAAGGTCATTTTTTAAGACGAGGGTGATGTTACCAAATCCCAAGTCGATTTGGACTATCAAATGGTCCACAAAAGGGCCCAAGGCTGGATATATTCTACAAAACAGGAAGCCCAAGATGTTGAGAAAGCCCAAGCTCTTGAGAAGGAACAAAGGGAGCTGAACCACGAGTTGGGAACGACGGGTTGGGAACAACTCAAAGATACATCAATGGCTGTTGAAGCCGATCACTATGAAGTCGGTGAAGCATTGGGGCGCGGAATGAGGCAATGCAAGAAACCAAGTTGGTTAGAGGAGTTTATGTTTGCTGAGAGTTGTTAATTTTGTTGTTGTATCTGCTTGGGGAGCAAAACCAATTTAtgttacaatttaatttttagttTTGAAAACCATTTAAATATGGAGGTTTGTTTGTATTTGGTTTTCATGTTGAATGAAATTGCCGAATTAAGGCTTGGGAGTTTGGCACAGACTCGAAGTGTGCATTTTCTTCTATCAGTTTGCCAGAAATTTGATTGGAGTGGAGGTCGGAAATTATGCAAAAAAAAATTCTGTTTTTTTCATTTGAGTCAATTTGGTCCTTAGTACAAAAGTAGCATTAGTATGGCTAATAAAAGCATCCAATCTCTTATTGTTAAAATTTCCTATTACTAAACTAATTATGTTTGCATTGTCACAATCAGATTACTTTGATGTTGTGCAACTTATCTTATTTGTGTAAATTAGTGTAAAATGCGCTTTgatttattaaaataatgaataaattaaaaaaaattgttggaAATATCCTAATTTTAATGCTTAACCTGTTTCATGTatttccaacaaaaaaaaaaagcagttTCATGTTTTTCACCAACTTAGCTTGACtttgttgtaaaatattttttactAGTCGACCGAGCTAGacaagttttttaattttttttattatattacatATTTAGGGAGCTACTACGGTGCATCCACTTTTTTAACAATACTAGTGCAACCATTTTGTGTTTTCCATACCTCGataatttttttccaatttttttatatgacaatgtACATTGTAATCATTAAAGACACCCTGCAAAGTTTCAAGAAAtctcaaataatttacagtgccgaaaataaagttcaaacaaTTGATATTTACATGCGTACACAAAAAAAATAAGCACACGTGCAACAAACTGTTTGAACCCTGTTTTTGgcaccataatttattcagaatttcttgaaaaattgtaggatgttctagatagctacaatgtacatcatcatataaaaaaatttggattatatctatccaggtgtcgaaaatagaaaaatgatgcactGATGTTTTAAAAAAGTGGATGCTCTGTAGTCACTCCctacatatttatttattcttattttttgttCGAGAGAATAAACTTAAATTATAAGATCAGTTTTTTTTGTCAAGAATATCGAAGAGTTTTGTTTAAtataatgaaatataaatgtgtaactatgaataaaaaaaattgtgttaaatgaaaattaaaataataataataagtatatttagaagaaaaataaatggagaaaggaaaaaaaattaagaatgcATAATACTTTTGTGTGTTTAAAAAAGAAATGCATAATACTTTGGAATTTATAATAGGAATATTTGCGgtataagtacccaatgtttttGTAAAATACCCAGCAtggacccaatcttttttttagcGGGTAAAGTATCCAAACATCCTAAAACTATAATTCCATCCAATTCCATCAATATGGTCTCCGTTAGTGGGCCATAGTGGACACGCGTAGGCTCCAGATTAATCCTaggtttaatttttaaaactaaaagaaaaaattattttcaaatttaattttattattattattttatttttaaatcctAAAATCTAAAACCCCCCAAAGTTTAGTTGTGCTCCAAACCCACGAAAAATACCTAAAGTCTTGAAAACCCCATTGACGAAGAAGACGAGCCAAGTTGACGAAGACGACGAGCCTTACATTGACAAAGACAACGTACGACAGAGGAGGAGGCATTTGCTCTGGTTCAGCTTGCCGGAGAAGATGACTACAATGCCGTGGAGGGAAGCATCGGTTCCAGGTCCCATTTATGGTAAGTTTTCAGACAAAAAATGGCTATGTGTTTGTTTCCGTTATGTTTGTGCTTGCATGAAGTCATGAATGGGTTTTGGGACCACCAGGTTTTGCATTGGGTTccattttttatacatttttttactAAATTCTTAGTAAGTACATTAATAGTAGTGTTTGATAGTTTTGGTTATAAAGTGATGTTTTTGTTTGTCCCATACACTATTTTTGTAGAATCTTTGCATTGGGTTGGGGTTGTGGTTGTCTTTTGTTTTAACATGTGCTGAGTTTTAAAGTACATGGGAGATTATTAATGTTTGGCTATTTTGGATGGCTAGGATTGAATTCAGAGATGTTCACACTAAATGTACATCATGGGGGTAATTGGTTTAATCCAAATAGAAAGTTGAAATATGAGGGAGGACAGGTGGCTTGTTTTGATGGTTGTGTAATTGATGAGTTTGGCATGTTTGACATGGATAGGTTTGTCAAGGACCTTGGATATGAGCTTCCTTTTGGTTTCTGGTTCACACCGAAAGGTAAAGAGTTCCATGTTGGGAAGAGATTAATCATAGAAAGGAATGTGCTTGAGCTGTTGGAAGACATGGAGGTAAAAAAATATAGACATGTTGATGTCTATATAATTCTGCCCAAGAAAGTTTTGAAACCCCCCCATGTTGTTCCTCATCCCCACCTACATTAAAAAGATGTGTCAATGAGGAGCTGCCTAATGATGGTAGATGTGGTTGTTAGTGCTAAAGCAGATGATTATGTCATGGATAAGAGGGAGTTTGAAAGGGTCATAAATGGTTATGAGGATGTAGAAGGAGAAGATGGTGAAGaggaatttgttatgcatatgccTGATGATTGGGGGAAAGTGATCAAGAGAATGATGAGTATGATTCTGAAAGTGTAGAGGATGATGAGGACAGTGAAGATGTTGACAGTGATGAGGATGAAGAAGATGTTTTGATTCTGGAACGTGAGGAATGGGAACAATTCAGAGATGGGGTAGATTTGGCCAGAGATGATTATGACTTAGGTGACATTACCCAAGTTGAAGCTAAGATGGCCTAAGCATCCCAGCCACACCTTGGCAACACAAGTAAGGGTGCAGCCAACTGTGTAGATGAGCTTGACATGGGAAATGCAAGTCAAGTGTTAAATGATGCTAATTTGGGCTACACACTAAGCCAAAATCGGATCCATGAAGATGCTGATTTGGGTCAGAGTCCAAGGGAAACCAACCAAGCCCATGAAGAGCTTGATTTGGGCCACACATCAAGCCAAACTTAGGTCCATGAAGAGCCTGACTTGGGCCAGTGTTCAAGGAAAATCGAGCATAGAAAGAGTATACAAGAGGAGGTCCAACCAGATACTGATTGGGGCTAAGAAAACTCTGCtaaagaaattttttattgaaGAAGAGTATGCCctagatgatgaagaagagaggCAACATAAAGAGAATATTACTGAGCCTAGCCGATAGTGGGGTTTTGTGAATAAAGTGTGTGGGCAGGTCCATGCAGACAACTTAAATGGAGGTTATGTGGATGAAGATGAACTGTAAAGCCTAGACAGTGATGATGGTGAAGGTGGATCTAAGCAAAGTAGAAAGAAATTTGTCCCAAAAGATGAATGGGCATATTTCAAGTTTGTTCTTGGATTGAAGTTTGCTAATGTGAACCAACTTAGAGAGGCTTTAAGGGAATACTTCATAAGTACAGATTGAGAATTTGTATATTCTTTCAGCAACCAGACAAAGCTTAAAGTAGTTTGTAGAGCACAAGTTTGTGGTTGGTGCCTCTATGCTCAGGTACCGAAAATGGACAATACAACTTTCAGAGTGAACATATTAGTGGATGTTCATAACTATGGCATTGTTTTTAACAACAAACATATTGATGCAATTTGGCTGGCTAAACATTTCTTGCCTCAATTTCGAATGAATCCAAATATGCATTACAGTAACTTCAAGGAGCTAACCTACAACACTAAGTTTTCCCACACAACCAGGCATGTTTTTTACAATGCAAAGCCTAAGGCAAAGAAGAGACTAGAGGAATCTGTGGCTGAGCAGTATGCTGTATTGGAGGATTATTGCAAGCAAATTCTTGCCTTGAATCCTAGGAGCACAGCCATCATTAAGAGCAACATGGTGAATGATAGAAGCTTGTTTGAAAGAGTGTACATATGCCTGAAAGCTTGCAAGGATGGTTTCAAAGCATGTAGACCACTGGTTGGTTTGGATGGGTGCTTCTTAAAGGGATACTGCAAAGGTATGTTATTGACTGCAGTTAGTATTGATCCTGACAACTCTATGTTTCTTATTGCATATGTTGTTTGTGAAAAGGAGAACACAGACACATGGACTTGGTTCACCTACTGAGAATGTCTTGCATGGGAGACCTAAGAAATCAAGGAAAAGAGAACCAGATGaacctcctgccccccatgccaCAAAAGCTTGAAGAGTAGGTCAGGCAAAC
It includes:
- the LOC133823572 gene encoding uncharacterized protein LOC133823572, with protein sequence MFKLQMKIRLFFTHSLSSNSNMTTVRMIDIAVNFTDGMFKGMYNGKQCHVADIATVLSRAWRAGVDRIIVTGGSLEESREALAIAETDGRLFCTVGVHPTRCKEFEESGDPDKHFQALLSLAQEGIEKGKVVAIGECGLDYDRLFFCPAEVQKKYFEKQFELAHATKLPMFLHMRAAADDFCKIVERNKDRFTSGVTHSFTDSAEDRDKLLSFKNMYIGVNGCSLKTKENLDVVRDIPIERLMIETDSPYCDIRSTHAGNTFVKSIWPSKKKEKYEEESLVKGRNEPCLVRQVLEVVAGCKGISDIEQLSRTIYHNTCRVFFPQDLDSAADALLSSGHNP